A genomic window from Planktothrix serta PCC 8927 includes:
- a CDS encoding PIN/TRAM domain-containing protein codes for MLDAIIIILFIIAGAGTGFYGIELLPKPVLDQVTNIEGLRSVTGAFTALIGGVIGLVVQTTYRRLEEQIRQMPLDVLITRAIGLVIGLLVANLMLAPLFLLPIPREVGFIKPLFAVLCSVMFGFTGVNLADTHGRAFLRIINPNSLESMLLAEGTLKPAYAKVIDTSCIIDGRIESLLATGFIEGQILVPQFILQELQLVADAANDQKRVRGRRGLDILNRLRDEYPDRISIHPADYEDPQTVDAKLVRFAQEINGILLTNDYNLSKVATVQQVPVLNINDLAQAIRPSYLPGDIIELKIRKEGKEPSQGIGYLDDGTMVVVEDGSEYVGDQVRVIVTSSLQTSAGRMIFARPEHSVLA; via the coding sequence ATGTTAGATGCAATCATTATTATTTTATTCATAATAGCTGGTGCTGGAACGGGCTTCTACGGCATTGAACTGCTTCCGAAACCTGTACTCGATCAAGTCACGAATATCGAAGGACTGCGATCGGTTACAGGTGCATTTACAGCCTTAATTGGAGGCGTAATCGGTTTAGTCGTACAAACCACCTATCGCCGTCTGGAAGAACAAATTCGTCAGATGCCACTGGATGTCTTAATCACTCGTGCGATTGGTTTAGTGATTGGATTATTAGTGGCTAATTTAATGTTAGCGCCTTTATTTTTACTGCCGATTCCGCGTGAAGTTGGGTTTATAAAACCTTTGTTTGCGGTGTTATGCAGTGTCATGTTTGGATTTACTGGGGTTAATTTAGCAGATACTCACGGACGAGCATTTTTAAGGATTATTAATCCCAACAGTTTAGAATCGATGTTGTTGGCAGAAGGAACCCTAAAACCTGCTTATGCAAAAGTCATTGATACCAGTTGTATTATTGATGGACGCATTGAAAGTTTGTTAGCAACGGGTTTTATTGAAGGTCAAATTTTAGTTCCTCAGTTTATTTTGCAGGAGTTGCAATTAGTTGCCGATGCCGCCAATGATCAAAAACGAGTGCGAGGACGGCGAGGATTAGATATTCTTAACCGCTTGCGAGACGAATATCCTGATCGGATTTCAATTCATCCGGCGGATTATGAAGATCCCCAAACGGTGGATGCAAAATTAGTCCGATTTGCTCAAGAGATTAACGGAATACTGTTAACTAATGATTACAATTTATCAAAAGTAGCAACGGTACAGCAAGTTCCGGTTCTGAATATTAATGATTTGGCTCAAGCCATTCGTCCGTCCTATTTACCGGGGGATATTATTGAGTTAAAAATTAGAAAAGAAGGGAAAGAACCCTCTCAGGGTATTGGTTATTTAGATGATGGCACAATGGTTGTTGTCGAAGATGGCAGTGAATATGTTGGGGATCAGGTGCGAGTAATTGTCACCAGTTCTCTACAAACTTCCGCAGGTCGGATGATTTTTGCCCGTCCTGAACATTCCGTTTTAGCTTGA
- the hemW gene encoding radical SAM family heme chaperone HemW — MSDSSVAGKFQSPSSCQYLEPPKSAYLHIPFCRRRCFYCDFAVSVVGDRKHGDNSTMIQDYVTVLCQEIAQELVFSDSSPLKTVFFGGGTPSLLSVDQLHRILNTVDQQLGIAQDAEISMEVDPGTFDREKLQGFLDLGVNRVSLGVQVFQDKLLQLAGRSHTVDEIFSAINIIEQVGIQNWSLDLISGLPEQTLKDWEHSLKTLLKINPNHVSIYDLIVEDKTPFSRYYTPGESPLPSEETTIQMYRLAQKLLTQAGYEHYEISNYAKPGFQCQHNLVYWKKQPYYGFGMGAASYLQGYRLTRPRKRQEYYAWVKGDYPYNIAEFVDTTHEQLLETLMLGFRLAEGINLEALSQQFGTETLHNIITLLMPFYQQGLVQFLDSNQNLIQPNFNQGLIRLTDPDGFLISNQILSTVFAGLSEL; from the coding sequence ATGAGTGATTCTTCTGTTGCTGGCAAATTTCAGTCTCCCTCCTCTTGTCAATATTTAGAACCGCCTAAATCGGCCTATTTACATATTCCTTTCTGTCGCCGTCGTTGTTTTTACTGTGATTTTGCTGTTTCTGTTGTGGGCGATCGCAAACACGGTGATAATTCTACGATGATTCAAGACTATGTTACCGTGTTATGTCAGGAAATAGCCCAAGAATTAGTTTTCTCCGATTCTTCCCCTTTAAAGACTGTTTTCTTCGGGGGGGGAACTCCTTCATTATTATCGGTTGATCAGTTACACCGCATTTTAAATACGGTTGATCAACAATTGGGTATTGCTCAGGATGCAGAAATTTCAATGGAAGTAGACCCCGGAACTTTTGACCGAGAAAAATTACAAGGTTTTCTCGATTTGGGGGTTAATCGAGTCAGTCTAGGGGTGCAAGTTTTTCAAGATAAACTATTACAATTAGCTGGGCGATCGCATACTGTTGACGAAATTTTTTCAGCGATTAATATTATTGAACAAGTGGGAATTCAAAACTGGAGTTTAGATTTAATTTCCGGTTTACCTGAACAAACTCTAAAAGATTGGGAACATTCTTTAAAAACCCTCTTAAAAATTAACCCTAATCATGTTTCAATTTATGATTTAATTGTTGAAGATAAAACGCCTTTTTCTCGATATTATACGCCGGGTGAATCTCCACTACCCTCGGAAGAAACCACCATCCAAATGTATCGTTTAGCTCAAAAATTATTAACACAAGCAGGATACGAACATTATGAAATTTCAAACTATGCTAAACCAGGGTTTCAATGTCAACATAATTTAGTCTATTGGAAAAAACAACCCTATTATGGGTTTGGCATGGGTGCGGCGAGTTATCTTCAGGGTTATCGCTTAACCCGACCTCGAAAACGACAAGAATATTATGCTTGGGTTAAGGGGGATTATCCATACAATATTGCTGAATTTGTCGATACAACTCACGAACAATTATTAGAAACCTTAATGTTAGGATTTCGGTTAGCAGAAGGCATCAATTTAGAAGCATTATCCCAACAATTTGGAACAGAAACCCTACACAATATTATAACATTATTAATGCCTTTTTATCAACAAGGGTTAGTTCAATTTTTAGATAGTAATCAGAACTTGATTCAACCTAACTTCAATCAAGGGTTAATTCGATTAACTGATCCCGATGGTTTCTTAATATCCAATCAAATTCTATCAACGGTATTCGCCGGGTTAAGCGAACTGTAA